In the genome of Actinomadura graeca, one region contains:
- a CDS encoding ROK family transcriptional regulator, translating into MIGGGGRPALLRRINETTVLARLHQAGPLRLGDLSDRTGLSRQTVAQVVASLAGDGLVEYVEAGREAPRSPGRPARLVRLRPDAAHVVGIDIGPHRTLVVVADLTGRIVAEDRGDSSRLRGPDEMLAHVRARVRAALSRGGVARETVRAVVAGTPGIVEAEHGVVVKAPDMPGWTSIDLADRLRPGFECPVMVENDVNLAVLAERWRGHGRDAGIVVAVQWGGRVGAGILVGDRLLRGAHGAAGEMGFLPGGGGPPVGAAPFGPFERRVGTAAIAELAGDDASPEDPGAATLTAAAAGDPAALEVVDTIAARFAEGLAPLVLILDPDLVVIGGGVVRAGPALLDALGRHLRDRTLVRPALALSALGDRAVALGAARLALDDVERRLFTVRS; encoded by the coding sequence ATGATCGGGGGAGGCGGGCGGCCCGCGCTGCTCCGCCGCATCAACGAGACGACCGTGCTGGCCCGGCTGCACCAGGCCGGGCCGCTCCGGCTGGGCGACCTGAGCGACCGGACCGGGCTGTCGCGCCAGACGGTCGCGCAGGTCGTGGCCTCCCTCGCCGGGGACGGCCTGGTCGAGTACGTCGAGGCGGGCCGGGAGGCCCCGCGCTCGCCGGGGCGCCCTGCCCGGCTCGTGCGGCTGCGCCCGGACGCCGCCCACGTCGTCGGCATCGACATCGGCCCGCACCGGACGCTGGTCGTGGTCGCCGACCTGACCGGCCGGATCGTGGCCGAGGACCGCGGCGACAGCAGCCGCCTGCGCGGCCCGGACGAGATGCTCGCCCACGTCCGCGCACGGGTCCGCGCGGCGCTGTCGCGCGGCGGGGTGGCCCGGGAGACGGTCCGCGCGGTCGTCGCCGGGACTCCCGGCATCGTCGAGGCCGAGCACGGCGTCGTCGTCAAGGCACCCGACATGCCGGGGTGGACGTCGATCGACCTGGCCGACCGGCTCCGTCCCGGTTTCGAGTGCCCGGTGATGGTCGAGAACGACGTCAACCTCGCCGTGCTCGCCGAGCGCTGGCGGGGGCACGGCCGCGACGCCGGGATCGTGGTCGCGGTGCAGTGGGGCGGGCGCGTCGGCGCGGGCATCCTCGTGGGCGACCGGCTGCTGCGCGGCGCGCACGGCGCCGCCGGTGAGATGGGGTTCCTCCCCGGCGGCGGGGGGCCGCCGGTCGGCGCGGCGCCCTTCGGCCCGTTCGAGCGGAGGGTGGGCACCGCCGCCATCGCCGAGCTCGCCGGGGACGACGCCTCGCCGGAGGACCCGGGGGCCGCGACCCTGACGGCCGCCGCCGCAGGGGATCCGGCGGCGCTGGAGGTCGTCGACACGATCGCGGCGCGGTTCGCCGAGGGGCTGGCGCCGCTGGTCCTCATCCTGGACCCCGACCTGGTGGTCATCGGCGGCGGTGTCGTCCGCGCCGGGCCCGCGCTTCTGGACGCCCTCGGACGTCACCTGCGGGACCGGACGCTCGTCCGCCCGGCGCTGGCCCTGTCCGCCCTCGGCGACCGGGCCGTGGCCCTGGGCGCCGCCCGCCTGGCCTTGGACGACGTCGAACGCCGGCTCTTCACCGTCCGGTCGTGA
- a CDS encoding glycoside hydrolase family 9 protein, whose product MSTGHGRRRFLIGAAAVGAGYTAASAVAPAGAPAEAAAAPDHDATTQIFVNNVGYDPGAPKRAVITARTAPERFEIVDAGSGQTVHSGRPEDAGTVADWDGRNYWTADFSQVERPGDYYVAVGPARSAQFRIAATVLERYTLAHVVRHFKGWRCSGQYDKFDRHVPLGTTGKSVDAHGGWYDATGDFGKHFTQLSNLSYFNTLQIPLTAWSLFVSHRELTARKDDNFTQLRTWLQDEALYGADYIRRVHVPGQSFYSSISQPGPPKDPLKRTLGTAQVNYREGGGVAIAALAIASTHDVSGDYENADYLSAAKDAFAYLQANNVRLTNDGKENIQDDYNALLAAIELYRATKDGSYRASADERAANLASRLVSWSRYRDYWRADDKDRPYFHPSDAGLPVVALLAYAAIADGRARDRALDAVRRSLRFELAVTREVRNPFGYARQLVQDKDGNRAGRFFFPHNVTPRTKDQWWQGENARIASLATAARLAARQFSDDPPFAAELRSYAADQLNWILGANPYDVCMLDGSGRNNPQYFWLGSWQFLQTAGGIVNGITGKNDDGSGILWDHGYDQTGKDDDWRWGEQWLPHTTWYMNAVATG is encoded by the coding sequence ATGAGCACAGGACACGGTCGCCGTCGCTTTCTGATCGGCGCGGCCGCCGTCGGGGCCGGGTACACGGCCGCCTCCGCGGTGGCACCCGCCGGCGCACCGGCCGAGGCCGCGGCGGCGCCGGACCACGACGCGACGACGCAGATCTTCGTCAACAACGTCGGGTACGACCCCGGCGCCCCCAAACGCGCGGTGATCACGGCGCGCACGGCCCCCGAACGGTTCGAGATCGTGGACGCCGGCAGCGGCCAGACCGTCCACAGCGGGCGGCCCGAGGACGCGGGCACGGTCGCGGACTGGGACGGCCGCAACTATTGGACCGCCGACTTCTCGCAGGTGGAGCGCCCCGGCGACTACTACGTCGCCGTCGGCCCGGCCCGTTCCGCGCAGTTCCGGATCGCGGCCACCGTGCTGGAGCGCTATACGCTCGCGCATGTCGTCCGCCACTTCAAGGGCTGGCGGTGCTCCGGCCAGTACGACAAGTTCGACCGCCATGTGCCGCTCGGCACCACCGGCAAGAGTGTCGACGCCCACGGCGGATGGTACGACGCGACCGGCGATTTCGGCAAACATTTCACGCAATTGTCGAACCTCTCCTACTTCAACACGCTGCAGATTCCGCTCACCGCCTGGTCGCTGTTCGTCTCCCATCGGGAACTGACCGCGCGCAAGGACGACAACTTCACCCAGTTGCGCACCTGGTTGCAGGACGAGGCGCTCTATGGAGCCGACTACATCCGCCGCGTCCACGTTCCCGGGCAGTCGTTCTACAGTTCCATAAGCCAGCCCGGCCCGCCGAAGGACCCGCTCAAGCGCACCCTCGGCACCGCCCAGGTCAACTACCGGGAGGGCGGCGGCGTGGCCATCGCCGCGCTGGCCATCGCGAGCACGCACGACGTCTCCGGCGACTACGAGAACGCGGACTATCTGTCGGCGGCCAAGGACGCCTTCGCCTATCTCCAGGCCAACAACGTCCGCCTCACCAATGACGGCAAGGAGAACATCCAGGACGACTACAACGCGCTGCTCGCCGCGATCGAGCTGTATCGCGCCACCAAGGACGGCTCCTACAGGGCGTCCGCGGACGAACGCGCGGCGAACCTGGCGTCCCGCCTCGTGTCGTGGAGCCGCTACCGCGACTACTGGCGGGCCGACGACAAGGACCGCCCGTACTTCCACCCGTCCGACGCCGGACTCCCGGTCGTCGCCCTGCTCGCCTACGCCGCCATCGCCGACGGCCGGGCCAGGGACCGTGCGCTCGACGCCGTCCGCCGGTCCCTGCGGTTCGAGCTGGCGGTCACCAGGGAGGTCCGCAACCCCTTCGGGTACGCCCGCCAGCTCGTCCAGGACAAGGACGGCAACCGGGCCGGCCGGTTCTTCTTCCCGCACAACGTGACCCCGCGGACCAAGGACCAGTGGTGGCAGGGCGAGAACGCGCGCATCGCCTCACTGGCCACCGCCGCCCGCCTCGCCGCCCGGCAGTTCTCCGACGACCCCCCGTTCGCGGCGGAACTGCGCTCCTACGCCGCCGACCAGCTCAACTGGATCCTCGGCGCCAACCCCTACGACGTCTGCATGCTCGACGGATCCGGGCGCAACAACCCGCAGTACTTCTGGCTCGGGTCGTGGCAGTTCCTCCAGACCGCCGGAGGCATCGTCAACGGCATCACCGGAAAGAACGACGACGGCAGCGGCATTCTGTGGGACCACGGATACGACCAGACCGGCAAGGACGACGACTGGCGCTGGGGCGAGCAATGGCTGCCCCACACCACCTGGTACATGAACGCCGTCGCCACCGGCTGA